Proteins from one Niallia circulans genomic window:
- a CDS encoding VanZ family protein has product MVKISEKKRLINGMLLVSVCFIFYMTMFPNRYLGIGIEEGGHNFIPFLMIKEMFVDRSVFTFVVNNFGNIALFMPFGFFLPMAVPKFRHVILTTVAGCCLSAVIESIQWFMKYRWSDVDDIILNTIGALAGFGIYKAVLKAKAHISISL; this is encoded by the coding sequence GTGGTCAAGATAAGTGAAAAGAAAAGGCTGATAAATGGCATGCTGCTTGTATCCGTATGTTTTATCTTTTACATGACGATGTTCCCAAACCGCTATTTAGGGATTGGAATTGAAGAAGGCGGCCATAATTTCATCCCTTTTTTGATGATAAAGGAAATGTTTGTGGATAGATCTGTTTTTACATTTGTGGTCAATAATTTTGGCAATATCGCCTTGTTTATGCCTTTTGGTTTTTTTCTGCCAATGGCTGTTCCGAAATTTAGACATGTAATCCTTACTACTGTTGCCGGCTGCTGTTTATCAGCGGTAATTGAATCAATTCAATGGTTCATGAAATACCGGTGGAGTGATGTGGATGATATTATCTTAAACACGATTGGTGCACTTGCTGGCTTCGGAATTTATAAGGCAGTTTTAAAGGCAAAAGCTCATATTTCTATCTCGTTGTAG
- a CDS encoding MurR/RpiR family transcriptional regulator, whose product MKDIIFRLLDFINNHKTRDTNYTIALALLRDVYKIPDMNISALADSCFTSPAAVTRFCRRIGYKNFQEFKDYAKISVMDAAPAFQPGQNRENPEQIGELLQKVLYEKIVGWLKASENVIDVQKVQEIMECIHRANKVSFYGTQLSQAIAQDFQFRLVRLGKFVSAYSDVQEQKTDMADLDAYSVAVVVSPSGRFIAGNEELMRQLLESGAKVILITHNRDANLLNKADIVYYLNGDSHDKTGFSSERFSLMYFFDFAIAYYQELFYHEETDRN is encoded by the coding sequence ATGAAAGATATTATTTTTAGGCTTTTGGATTTTATTAATAACCATAAGACAAGGGACACGAATTACACCATCGCATTGGCATTGCTGCGGGACGTTTATAAAATCCCGGATATGAATATAAGTGCATTGGCAGACTCCTGTTTTACATCCCCTGCTGCTGTTACGAGGTTTTGCCGCAGAATAGGCTATAAAAACTTTCAGGAGTTTAAGGATTATGCCAAAATAAGTGTGATGGATGCCGCTCCTGCTTTCCAGCCTGGTCAAAACCGGGAGAATCCAGAGCAGATTGGGGAATTGCTGCAAAAAGTTCTTTATGAAAAGATTGTCGGCTGGCTTAAGGCGTCAGAAAATGTGATTGATGTACAGAAAGTACAGGAAATCATGGAGTGTATCCATCGTGCAAATAAGGTTTCCTTTTATGGGACACAGCTATCACAGGCAATTGCACAGGATTTTCAATTCAGGCTTGTTAGATTAGGAAAGTTTGTAAGCGCTTATTCAGATGTGCAGGAACAAAAGACAGATATGGCGGATTTGGATGCATATTCTGTTGCGGTTGTTGTAAGTCCGTCAGGGCGATTTATTGCAGGTAATGAGGAGCTGATGAGACAGCTGCTAGAAAGTGGGGCAAAAGTCATCCTTATAACACATAATAGGGATGCGAACCTTTTAAATAAGGCAGACATTGTTTATTATTTAAATGGCGACAGCCATGATAAAACAGGGTTTTCCTCAGAAAGATTTTCGTTGATGTATTTTTTTGATTTTGCTATCGCGTACTATCAAGAGCTTTTTTATCATGAAGAAACAGACAGAAATTAA